A stretch of DNA from Pseudonocardia hierapolitana:
TCGCGCGCACCGGGCTCCCCGCCCGCGTCGACCCCCGCTGGCGGGAGGCCGCCGTCGGGACGTGGAGCGGGCGCACCTTCGTCGAGATCGCCGCGGAGTTCCCCGAGGCGATCCGGGCCCTGCGCCGCGGCGAGGACGTCCGCCGCGGCGGCGGCGAGACCTTCGCCGAGGTACGGGCGCGGGTGTCCACGGCGCTGGACGACGCGCTCGCCACCTTCGCGGGCTCCCCGGTCGGGAGCCGCCACACGGTGGTCGTCTTCACCCACGGCGGCCCGATCCGGGTGGCCACCGCCGAGGCCGTCGGCCTGCCCGCAGGCGGGCACCTGGGCCTGGATCCGCCCACCAACTGCTCCGCCACCGAGCTGGAGTTCGTCCTCGGCGGCGACGGGAGCCGCAGCGCGCGGCTCGTCGCCTACAACACGCCCGCACCGCAGGAGGCCGCATGACCGAGCTTGCGAGCGAATCGTGGACACAGATCACGTTCGTCGCGATGACCTACAACCTGTGGGGCGACGCGCACCTCGCCGAGCGGCAGCCGGCGCTGCGGGCGTTCTTCCGGACCCGGCCACCGGACCTGCTCGCCGTCCAGGAGCTGCGGCCCGGCTCGCGCGCCCTGATCGACGAGGAGCTCTCCGGTCACGACCGGGTCGTCGACGACCACCCGGGCTGGGCGGGCCAGAGCAACCTCTGGTGGCGGCGGGAGGTGTTCGAGCTGGTCGCGTACGGGGTGCGGGACGTCGGGATCCTCGCTCCCGGCGCAGGCCTGTTCTGGGTGCGACTGCGCACAGCGGCCGGCCAGGTGCTGGTCTTCGCCACCGCGCACCTCACATGGCCGGGGCACACCGAGGAACGCGCCACCGGCGTCAACATGCGCGTCCCGCAGGCCCGCGCGATCGTCGCCGCGCTCGACGAACTGGCGGGCGACGGGCCGTGCCTGTTCACCGCCGACGTCAACGACATCGGCGGACCCCTGTGGGAGCTGGGCAACGCAGGCTTCCTCGACTCGTTCACCGCGCTCGGCTCGCCGGCGCCGCCCACGCACCCCGTCGTCCCGATGCCGTTCACCAGCGGCCGGGGCACCCGCCTCTCGCCCGTGCAGTCGCCGGCCA
This window harbors:
- a CDS encoding histidine phosphatase family protein, with the protein product MNKHSLLDAPDLDDWRAVRVILVRHGESQGNAAARFEGQTGPGLTPRGHAQARAIAAGLDRYGIPELVVTSDLVRVSETAAPYLARTGLPARVDPRWREAAVGTWSGRTFVEIAAEFPEAIRALRRGEDVRRGGGETFAEVRARVSTALDDALATFAGSPVGSRHTVVVFTHGGPIRVATAEAVGLPAGGHLGLDPPTNCSATELEFVLGGDGSRSARLVAYNTPAPQEAA
- a CDS encoding endonuclease/exonuclease/phosphatase family protein yields the protein MTELASESWTQITFVAMTYNLWGDAHLAERQPALRAFFRTRPPDLLAVQELRPGSRALIDEELSGHDRVVDDHPGWAGQSNLWWRREVFELVAYGVRDVGILAPGAGLFWVRLRTAAGQVLVFATAHLTWPGHTEERATGVNMRVPQARAIVAALDELAGDGPCLFTADVNDIGGPLWELGNAGFLDSFTALGSPAPPTHPVVPMPFTSGRGTRLSPVQSPAKAIDWLFHRGALRARTSEVVEFFHDGSAPSDHRPVVATFTLEEGANP